The DNA segment CAAGAATTTGATGTCTCCAAGATAACAAAAGATATTGTTAGCCAAGTTTGTCCGTCTTCAAATTCGGATTCTGATCAGAAGCTGCAAGAGAAGTTACACaaggaattgaagaagaagaggtTCCTGCTTGTTCTTGATGATGTGTGGGGTGCAAAAGATGAGGAGTGGGACAATCTGTTCAAGCCTTTCATGTTCGGGGCGAAAGGAAGTCGAATTATTATTACTTCCCGCAACCAAAGAGTGGTGTCAGCTAAGCAGGGTGTGCAGAATCGTGTTCATTTGGATAGgttagatgatgaagattgcTGGAAATTGCTTAAACAGTATGCATTTCCTGATGGAAATCAAAGTGCGGATCAAGGATTTGAAGCTTTTGGTGGAGAAATAGCTAGAAAATGTGGCGGTTTACCATTGGCTGCGAAGATGATGGGAAGCCTATTGCGGTGTAAAAGTTCTGTTGCAGAATGGAAGAGTATATCAAAGAGCAATATATGGGATTATGTAGGAGATGGTATTCTTCCAGTTCTGAAATTGAGCTACCATTTTCTTCCATCCCGTGTAAAACAATGTTTTGCTTATTGTGGAATATTCCCTAAAGGTTTTGCTCTCAGAAAGGAGCTCTTAATCCACTTATGGATTGGAGAAGGTTTCCTTCTCCAATCGAATAGGAAGGAAAGCGTGGTGGAATTTGGTATTCAATGCTTCGATTCACTTGTATCCATGTCGTTTTTTGAGGCAGGCAATGAGGCATTCTTCACTATGCATGACATGGTACATGATCTGAGTAAATCTGTGTGTGGAGACTTTGGTTTCAGCTTAGGGGATGATGATTCAGGCAAAATTCCAGTGAAGGCTCGTCATTTGTTTGTCAAATGGGAGCGTGTTCATGATGCAGGTAACCGGATCAATCAAGTTCAGTTCTTGCGaagcttcttgcttgcagattGTGGTGTTCGGCCTTCCCATCATGACGACAAGGAGACACTTGATTTGTTGCGGAACCTCAAGTTCTTACGAGTTCTTCATTTGGAAAAACAATGGGGCATATATAAGATGCCTAACTTCATCGGCGATTTGAATCATTTACGATACTTGAGTTTGCGTGGTGCATCAATCACAAGGTTACCTGAATCCATATGCCGCTTGTATTATCTGCAAATTTTGATACTGTGGGACTGCAAAAATCTCATTGAGCTCCCGGAAGACCTGAGGAAGTTAATCAACTTGTTTTGTCTGGATATTAGAAGAACAGGTTTAAGAGACATGCCACCTCGAATGGGCGAACTAGCAGAGCTTCAAACACTGACTACTTTCATCCTGGGGAAAaatggaaggtctagaattaaAGAGTTGGGGAAGCTTCAGAATCTGAAAGGAGAACTCACTATTGAGATTCGACAAGATTTTGTTAGCAGCGGAGATTCCAGTTTATGTCCGGAGCTCCTCAACAAACTCGAGTTCAAATGGGATGGGCAAAGCAGGGAGTTGGATCAGGAAAACCAACTAAAGGGATTATGCCCTCATACCAACTTGGAAAATCTTTCCATAATTGGTTATAAGGGTTTACAATTTCCAAATTGGTTAACTAGATTGTCAAATTTAGTATGTCTGAAGCTGAGTCAATGTAAAAACAGCTCAAGCTTGCCACCGCTCGGGCAGTTAGCATCTCTGGAGGACCTCACAATCATTGAATTTGACAGTGTCGTGTCTATAGGTTCCGATTTTTATGGAACAGGTCAACAGGAGCAGCCGTTTCGATCTCTCAGAGTTATGAGATTTGAACAGATGCCAAACTTGCAGGAATGGGAAACTAAACCTCGAGCATTCCCCAAACTCGAAAAGCTTTATGTAGAAGGATGCCATGAGCTAAAGCAGGCCCTACCGAGTGAGCTCCCGTGTTTGTCTAAACTAGATATCCAGCAATGTGAACAACTAGTGCTTACACTTCCAAAAGTTGCAGACAACTGTGAAATGGAATTGTCTGACAGATCCCGTCGTATGAAGTTAGTTAAAAAATCAGCTCGTTGGCAGTATCTTAGCATTCGCAATTCTGAACTTTTCCTACACGAGATATTAAAGCAAATTCATGGCATTTTCACTGCTTCAATGGAAATTGAATTTGGAAATTGTGATTCACTGTATTGCTTCCCACTTGAGTGGTTCCCCGAGATTAAGAGACTTCGTATCCGAGGCTGTCGAAATCTCCAATCATTTTCTGCAACTGCCGGCAGGGGTATGATCTTTCCTTGCCAAGACATTCATATAGTTGATTGTGCAGAACTGAGTCTGTCACCCCTTCTACGAACCCAAGCCATCGAGACGATAATGTTAGAGGATTCGAGCTTTATGTTGAGGTTCGTGAGATTGCCTTCTGGGTTTTTCTGCCTACAAATTAGCTTCTTGCCAAATCCAGCAGCACTTAAAAAGAAGCTGACGGGTGGATATTCCTCCACTGTTCAAGAGATTGAAATCCGAAAGGATGTTAAACACTTGAACCTATTAGACTGGTTCCCCGAGGTGAAGAGCTTTAAAGTCGTCGACTCATGCAAATCACCAGAATATCCTCTCTCAGTGATGGAAATGGCGAATCCTGGAGACACCACACATTTGATTTCCTGGGAATTTGTGTCCCGCAATGATATAGCAATCTTCCCGAAAGATGGACAACCTGCCCAGAACTTGACAAGTCTTGTGCTAAGGAATTGCAGCAAGTTGAAGTCATTGCCCGAACGGATTAATCATTTATTCCCTTGTCTTGCAAATTTGGAAATAGTTAAGTGTAAAGAGCTCGAATCATTCCCGAAAGGGAGTCTTCCTTCCGAACTAAAAGTGCTCCATGTCAAAGAATGCAGCAAGCTTCCATCTCTTACAATATCTATAGACAGTTCTGCTCTTGTTACCCTTAAACTCGAAAACCTTCAAAAGCTGAAATTTCTGCATTATGAGGTTCTTAAAAACCTTATAAGTCTGGAGATCTCGGAGTGCCCCGAGCTTCATTCTATTCCAGAGGGAATAAGCAATCTTCTACCGTCTCTAAAGCATATGAAAATTTTGTTATGTCCTAAACTCAAGTCGTCTTTTCTGAAAGGCGGTTTTCCATCCACATTTGATTCGCTTGACATCCAATACTGCAAGGAAATCACTGGTCAAATCATGCATTGTGATTTCCGAAAGCTGCCAAACTTTTCGAAACTATCAGTTGCTGGGTTCCAGAAGGTGGAATTGTTGCCAGAAGGGAAGTTGTTTCCTTGCACTCTCACTTCTCTTACGCTCCTGCATCTTGAAAGGTTGTCATCTCTGCAATTGAAGGGTCTTCAACACCTTACACGATTACAGATTGGCAACTGCCCGATGCTCCGGAATGTTCCAGAATATATGCAAGACCTTCTTCCTTCCCTTTGCAACTTGACAATTTATGATTGTCCACTGCTGGAGTCATTCCTGAAAGGAGGTCTTCCCTCCAGATTACAAGAGCTTTATGTTTGGCACTGCGACAAAGTAATAGCTGGACTTCTGCAATACGATTTGCGAGGATTGCCATCTCTATCACTTCTTAAAATTGGCGGGTATAACCATGTCGAATCCTTACCAGAAGAGACACTGCTAACCCCAACTCTTACGTCTCTTGAACTCTCGCAACTCCGAAAGCTGAACATTTTGAACCTTGAGCACCTCACCTCTCTTCAACATTTGATCATCCGAGATTGCCCTCAACTTAATAGCTTGCCAGAAAAGCTGCTGGACCGCCATTTGTCTAGAATCAGCGGCTGTCCTTTGCTACGAATGAGAAAAAGAATGGCGTCCTCTCGTTCTCTAAATTCTGCTCGTTACAGTGCCAATACCCCATAAATGAGTCTCTCCTTGTTCAAACTATGGCAAATTCGAAAGCTGAAAACTTTGAAACTAGAGCACCTCACCTCTCTTAAACATTTGATCATCCGAGATTGCCCTCAGCTCAAGAAATGCTTTTGGACCACCATTTCTCAAGAATCAGCGGCTGTCCTTTGCTACGGACGATAAAAAGAATGGCGTCCTTTCGTTCTCTAACTTCTGCTCGGTACAGTGGCAATATGCCATAGATGACCTATCCTTTGCTATGCATTCAAGGTAATACTCCTAGACCCTTTTGGACAGTTAACTGCAaattttcttccatttctgCAAATGCTCATCATATACATTTCAAAGTTATTAATCCTTTGTGGATTCCTTGTAGGCGACTGATGTAGTCTTCAAAATTCTCAAGACGGACGGACTGCCATCCTCCAACCTGTCCTCGTGTCCAACCATCCCCCGCCTATCACCAAAATCATCGTAGTTGGACTACCAACCTTAGCATATCCTCATGCTATCGGCCTAGCGGACAACCATACTCGAAGCCATTCTCATGTCTGTCCTAGTTCAGCATTTGCTGTCGAAGTAAATAGCCCATCAAAGGGAGTAAACAACTCTTCTAATACTTTTCGCCTCAAAGTAAGGGTGTCAAAATGGTTGTCATATAATGTTATCTATATATTCcacatgattatatatgatataaatgataGTCGTGTCAAACAAGTTGTTTCTGTAAATAAAACACGGATGATAATCGTCTATCCTTTCAAAACAAAGCATCACAGTCTACTCTTCTTGTTATTCCATTCCTTTTTTCCC comes from the Euphorbia lathyris chromosome 5, ddEupLath1.1, whole genome shotgun sequence genome and includes:
- the LOC136229464 gene encoding putative disease resistance protein RGA3 isoform X2, which encodes MALELVAGSLLSAFFEYLFKKMESPEVLDFFRGHELDEELLMKLKITMNTVSGLLDEAEEKQISVPAVKRWLDDLKHAAYQADDLLDEIAYEDHRSKLQGAGSVKQKVRNAICVCSRNQFAKDVNRKLEEIHEVIEHLLKQMQSLGLTLRKGIGEKLASQPTTSLPEAKYDSDIRHSEKEAIIKSLLFDGKGIGGICIEGQGGIGKTTIARQVYNDSRVNDVFDHKAWVYVSQEFDVSKITKDIVSQVCPSSNSDSDQKLQEKLHKELKKKRFLLVLDDVWGAKDEEWDNLFKPFMFGAKGSRIIITSRNQRVVSAKQGVQNRVHLDRLDDEDCWKLLKQYAFPDGNQSADQGFEAFGGEIARKCGGLPLAAKMMGSLLRCKSSVAEWKSISKSNIWDYVGDGILPVLKLSYHFLPSRVKQCFAYCGIFPKGFALRKELLIHLWIGEGFLLQSNRKESVVEFGIQCFDSLVSMSFFEAGNEAFFTMHDMVHDLSKSVCGDFGFSLGDDDSGKIPVKARHLFVKWERVHDAGNRINQVQFLRSFLLADCGVRPSHHDDKETLDLLRNLKFLRVLHLEKQWGIYKMPNFIGDLNHLRYLSLRGASITRLPESICRLYYLQILILWDCKNLIELPEDLRKLINLFCLDIRRTGLRDMPPRMGELAELQTLTTFILGKNGRSRIKELGKLQNLKGELTIEIRQDFVSSGDSSLCPELLNKLEFKWDGQSRELDQENQLKGLCPHTNLENLSIIGYKGLQFPNWLTRLSNLVCLKLSQCKNSSSLPPLGQLASLEDLTIIEFDSVVSIGSDFYGTGQQEQPFRSLRVMRFEQMPNLQEWETKPRAFPKLEKLYVEGCHELKQALPSELPCLSKLDIQQCEQLVLTLPKVADNCEMELSDRSRRMKLVKKSARWQYLSIRNSELFLHEILKQIHGIFTASMEIEFGNCDSLYCFPLEWFPEIKRLRIRGCRNLQSFSATAGRGMIFPCQDIHIVDCAELSLSPLLRTQAIETIMLEDSSFMLRFVRLPSGFFCLQISFLPNPAALKKKLTGGYSSTVQEIEIRKDVKHLNLLDWFPEVKSFKVVDSCKSPEYPLSVMEMANPGDTTHLISWEFVSRNDIAIFPKDGQPAQNLTSLVLRNCSKLKSLPERINHLFPCLANLEIVKCKELESFPKGSLPSELKVLHVKECSKLPSLTISIDSSALVTLKLENLQKLKFLHYEVLKNLISLEISECPELHSIPEGISNLLPSLKHMKILLCPKLKSSFLKGGFPSTFDSLDIQYCKEITGQIMHCDFRKLPNFSKLSVAGFQKVELLPEGKLFPCTLTSLTLLHLERLSSLQLKGLQHLTRLQIGNCPMLRNVPEYMQDLLPSLCNLTIYDCPLLESFLKGGLPSRLQELYVWHCDKVIAGLLQYDLRGLPSLSLLKIGGYNHVESLPEETLLTPTLTSLELSQLRKLNILNLEHLTSLQHLIIRDCPQLNSLPEKLLDRHLSRISGCPLLRMRKRMASSRSLNSARYSANTP
- the LOC136229464 gene encoding putative disease resistance protein RGA3 isoform X1, producing MSLHREETMALELVAGSLLSAFFEYLFKKMESPEVLDFFRGHELDEELLMKLKITMNTVSGLLDEAEEKQISVPAVKRWLDDLKHAAYQADDLLDEIAYEDHRSKLQGAGSVKQKVRNAICVCSRNQFAKDVNRKLEEIHEVIEHLLKQMQSLGLTLRKGIGEKLASQPTTSLPEAKYDSDIRHSEKEAIIKSLLFDGKGIGGICIEGQGGIGKTTIARQVYNDSRVNDVFDHKAWVYVSQEFDVSKITKDIVSQVCPSSNSDSDQKLQEKLHKELKKKRFLLVLDDVWGAKDEEWDNLFKPFMFGAKGSRIIITSRNQRVVSAKQGVQNRVHLDRLDDEDCWKLLKQYAFPDGNQSADQGFEAFGGEIARKCGGLPLAAKMMGSLLRCKSSVAEWKSISKSNIWDYVGDGILPVLKLSYHFLPSRVKQCFAYCGIFPKGFALRKELLIHLWIGEGFLLQSNRKESVVEFGIQCFDSLVSMSFFEAGNEAFFTMHDMVHDLSKSVCGDFGFSLGDDDSGKIPVKARHLFVKWERVHDAGNRINQVQFLRSFLLADCGVRPSHHDDKETLDLLRNLKFLRVLHLEKQWGIYKMPNFIGDLNHLRYLSLRGASITRLPESICRLYYLQILILWDCKNLIELPEDLRKLINLFCLDIRRTGLRDMPPRMGELAELQTLTTFILGKNGRSRIKELGKLQNLKGELTIEIRQDFVSSGDSSLCPELLNKLEFKWDGQSRELDQENQLKGLCPHTNLENLSIIGYKGLQFPNWLTRLSNLVCLKLSQCKNSSSLPPLGQLASLEDLTIIEFDSVVSIGSDFYGTGQQEQPFRSLRVMRFEQMPNLQEWETKPRAFPKLEKLYVEGCHELKQALPSELPCLSKLDIQQCEQLVLTLPKVADNCEMELSDRSRRMKLVKKSARWQYLSIRNSELFLHEILKQIHGIFTASMEIEFGNCDSLYCFPLEWFPEIKRLRIRGCRNLQSFSATAGRGMIFPCQDIHIVDCAELSLSPLLRTQAIETIMLEDSSFMLRFVRLPSGFFCLQISFLPNPAALKKKLTGGYSSTVQEIEIRKDVKHLNLLDWFPEVKSFKVVDSCKSPEYPLSVMEMANPGDTTHLISWEFVSRNDIAIFPKDGQPAQNLTSLVLRNCSKLKSLPERINHLFPCLANLEIVKCKELESFPKGSLPSELKVLHVKECSKLPSLTISIDSSALVTLKLENLQKLKFLHYEVLKNLISLEISECPELHSIPEGISNLLPSLKHMKILLCPKLKSSFLKGGFPSTFDSLDIQYCKEITGQIMHCDFRKLPNFSKLSVAGFQKVELLPEGKLFPCTLTSLTLLHLERLSSLQLKGLQHLTRLQIGNCPMLRNVPEYMQDLLPSLCNLTIYDCPLLESFLKGGLPSRLQELYVWHCDKVIAGLLQYDLRGLPSLSLLKIGGYNHVESLPEETLLTPTLTSLELSQLRKLNILNLEHLTSLQHLIIRDCPQLNSLPEKLLDRHLSRISGCPLLRMRKRMASSRSLNSARYSANTP